The following are encoded together in the Trachemys scripta elegans isolate TJP31775 chromosome 7, CAS_Tse_1.0, whole genome shotgun sequence genome:
- the RHOBTB1 gene encoding rho-related BTB domain-containing protein 1 isoform X2, with product MWFQEIKHFCPRTPVVLVGCQLDLRYADLEAVNRARRPLARPIKRGDILPPERGREVAKELGIPYYETSVFDQFGIKDVFDNAIRAALISRRHLQFWKSHLKKVQKPLLQAPFLPPKAPPPVIKIPECPVTSMNEAGYLLDNPLCADVMFVLQEQNHIFAHKIYLATSSSKFYDLFLMEREESPDFSEIQCSTDKTSRDFLSRTSHLETDDDSDEANLKTFDAKLPIPEIDGTLKMLELETEETSSTRRALSSLGKGFVSMHKEIQINPVSNRKCPVTVVKMDSSVQPGPFKTVLQFLYAGQLDESEKDLTRLAQIAEILEVFDLRMMVENIMNKEAFMNQEITKAFHVRKANRIKECLCKGTFSDVTFKLDDGSINAHKPLLICSCEWMSAMFGGSFVESSNSEVVLPNINKTSMQAVLDYLYTKQLSSSQELDMLELIALANRFCLPHLVALAEQHAVQELTKASGNGIGIDGEVLSYLELAQFHNANQLAAWCLHYICTNYNNVCSKFRKEIKAKSPDNQEYFERHRWPPVWYLKEEDHYQRVKKEREKEDIALNKHHSKRKWCFWNSSAIVA from the exons ATGTGGTTTCAAGAAATCAAGCACTTTTGTCCTCGCACACCTGTTGTTTTGGTTGGCTGCCAACTGGATCTTCGTTACGCTGATCTTGAAGCTGTTAATCGAGCCAGACGGCCTTTAGCAag GCCTATAAAAAGGGGAGATATTTTACCaccagaaagaggcagagagGTTGCCAAGGAGCTTGGGATACCATATTATGAAACTAGTGTATTTGACCAGTTTGGAATTAAGGATGTTTTTGATAATGCAATCAGAGCTGCACTAATATCCAGGAGACACCTGCAGTTCTGGAAATCACATTTAAAGAAGGTCCAAAAACCTTTACTTCAGGCTCCATTCCTACCTCCAAAGGCACCTCCTCCAGTTATTAAAATCCCAGAGTGTCCTGTAACCAGTATGAATGAGGCTGGATATTTGTTAGACAATCCATTGTGTGCAGATGTTATGTTTGTTCTTCAGGAGCAGAATCACATTTTTGCTCACAAGATTTACCTAGCTACCTCCTCTTCAAAGTTTTATGACCTTTTTTTAATGGAACGTGAAGAATCTCCAGACTTCAGTGAAATACAGTGTAGTACAGATAAGACCAGTAGGGACTTCCTGTCTAGAACTAGTCATCTTGAAACAGATGATGACAGTGATGAAGCAAATTTAAAAACTTTTGATGCCAAACTTCCAATACCAGAAATTGATGGGACTTTAAAGATGCTAGAACTTGAAACTGAAGAAACTAGTTCTACAAGGAGAGCTTTGTCCTCCTTGGGTAAAGGGTTTGTTAGTATGCATAAGGAAATACAAATCAACCCTGTATCTAATAGGAAATGTCCTGTAACTGTGGTCAAGATGGATTCCTCTGTTCAGCCTGGgccttttaaaactgttttacaaTTTCTATATGCTGGGCAACTGGATGAAAGTGAAAAAGATCTGACAAGATTAGCACAGATTGCTGAAATCTTGGAAGTATTTGACTTGCGGATGATGGTGGAAAATATTATGAATAAAGAAGCCTTCATGAATCAAGAGATTACTAAAGCCTTTCATGTCAGGAAAGCTAACCGGATAAAAGAGTGTCTTTGCAAAGGTACATTTTCTG ATGTTACATTTAAGTTGGATGATGGAAGCATAAATGCCCACAAGCCACTGCTGATTTGTAGCTGTGAATGGATGTCTGCTATGTTTGGAGGATCATTTGTTGAAAGTTCAAACAGTGAG GTTGTTCTTCCCAACATAAACAAGACTTCTATGCAGGCAGTTCTGGATTATTTGTATACCAAGCAATTATCATCGAGTCAGGAGCTGGACATGCTTGAATTAATTGCACTGGCAAACAGATTTTGCCTCCCACACTTGGTTGCACTGGCAG AGCAGCATGCTGTGCAGGAGCTGACTAAAGCCTCAGGGAATGGCATTGGCATAGATGGTGAAGTACTCTCCTATTTGGAATTGGCCCAG TTTCACAATGCTAATCAGCTGGCAGCGTGGTGCTTGCACTACATCTGCACCAATTACAACAATGTTTGCTCCAAATTCCGTAAAGAAATAAAAGCTAAGTCTCCAG ataATCAGGAATATTTTGAGAGACATCGCTGGCCTCCTGTATGGTACTTAAAGGAAGAAGATCACTACCAGCGTgttaaaaaggaaagagaaaaggaagataTTGCACTGAATAAACATCATTCAAAACGGAAGTGGTGCTTCTGGAATTCCTCTGCTATAGTTGCCTGA